Proteins encoded within one genomic window of Coffea eugenioides isolate CCC68of unplaced genomic scaffold, Ceug_1.0 ScVebR1_157;HRSCAF=639, whole genome shotgun sequence:
- the LOC113755563 gene encoding LOW QUALITY PROTEIN: uncharacterized protein LOC113755563 (The sequence of the model RefSeq protein was modified relative to this genomic sequence to represent the inferred CDS: inserted 1 base in 1 codon) — protein MPAWYNPQAVCTYHSGAPGHSTLDCKALKHKIQDMVEAGEIVIRRREAQGPNVNRNPLPEHANIIGVIMDDTEYVEQVKRLAREAEVLGITDQPFVIELPFEEDEKPFILDLTPAERESLKPVVIEFPKQEPVLSLQQVPWNYDEPDVQIGEKSIAKKEVSVVTRSGKIASPFEAAIPIRANNSEPPVKPTITEKEALDFLKRLQRSEYNVVEKLSKSPAQISMLDLLFSSDTHRDALIEVLTKARIPRDISVDNFSNVVGSVLFNKQIAFSDDELPTEGIGHNRALYITVRCNGKMLPKVLIDNGSALNICPWSTLEKLGLQDIKLRPSGTIVRGFDGAQREPIGEADLVIEMGPAQFQITCQVMNFPSIYNILLGRPWIHKSGAVPSSLHQLLKFVVNDKLITIFAEEDCLVITDSGVKEEGSQSVTMSPHSTSDIVSVSWITTEEQTLSKACVMMAREMIRGGYKFDKGLGRELQGILKPVKIVEKRDTFGLGFRPTAKDFKEMKERKRAEKEGRQGVLDIPPLRYTFPRPAEVIMSEINPVDGIEASLAQLFVGATFEDIVPGEAEFPDIPEGSILNWTADESDNEEVSDSFAKDLEQYEEKPKPNLEETEKVNIGTEDEIKEVQISIHLNKSQKKEMLEFLTMFQDVFAWSYDDMTGISTDVVVHRLPTDPSFPPVKQKPRKFKPDISLKIKEQIEKQLQTNIIIVSHYPIWLSNPVPVPKKSGEVRVCVDYRDLNKASPKDDFPLPNIHILLDNTAGHEIESFCDCFAGYHQILMAEEDREKTAFITPWGTFCYRVMPFGLKNAGATYQRTMTTLFHDMIHREMEVYVDDIIIKSKRTEDHLDDLRKLFERLRKYNLKLNPAKCAFGAPAGKSLGFIVSKRGIEIDPAKIKAIRDMPVPKTQKDVKSFLGKINFIGRFIAQLTATCEPLFKLLRKNVPLYWNEECQQAFDKIKDYLLQPPVLVPPKPGRPLIMYLSVLDGAVGCVLGQHDDSGRKEQAIYYLSKKFTQYEANYSFIEKSCCALAWAAQKLRHYLLSHTTYLISRSDPLKYLLEKPMLTGHLAKWQIVLSEFDIVFTSQKAVKGQAIADHLAENPRDDDYQPLHTYFPDEKILFVGATDDISEQSPEWRLFFDGASNSLGAGIGAVLVSPEGKHYPAAAKLQFACTNNMAEYEACIFGLKMALEMEIKELVAFSDSDLLVHQTXKQWITKDSKILYPDELKIEPIQIQFQDKPAHCWAVDKSSDKVPWYNDIKEFLKTGSYPLHAGTKDKSFLRRMASKFFLNGEVLYKRTSDLNLLRCVDEDEAQYMMKEVHSGVCGPHMNGHLLAKKIMRTGYFWLTMEHDCIDFVRRCIKCQMHGDIIRAPPTELHSMTAPWPCSMWGMDVIGTIDPPASNGHRFILVAIEYFTKWVEAESFKHVTKKVVANFLRDHIICRFGVPETLITDNAKNLNNDMVDGLCEQFKIRHRNSAIYRPQMNGAVEATNKNLKKIIRKMTERHRDWHEKLPYALMAYRTSIRTSTGATPYSLMYGMEAVLPAEVEIPSLRILMEAKLEEADWIKQRHEQLTLIDERRFNAICHGQCYQKRVARAYNKKVHRRAFEEGDKVLKRILSMQDEAKGKFAPNWQGPFIVQKVLPGGALILAEMDGRAFPQPINSDMCKK, from the exons ATGCCCGCCTGGTATAACCCGCAAGCTGTCTGTACTTATCATTCGGGGGCACCTGGACACTCGACTTTGGATTGTAAAGCTCTTaagcataaaattcaagatatggtTGAAGCTGGGGAAATTGTAATTAGGAGAAGGGAGGCGCAAGGACCGAACGTAAATAGAAACCCTTTACCGGAACATGCCAATATCATTGGGGTTATTATGGATGATACGGAGTACGTGGAACAAGTCAAAAGGTTGGCGAGGGAAGCTGAAGTGTTAGGGATCACGGATCAGCCATTTGTCATAGAATTGCCATTTGAAGAGGATGAAAAGCCTTTTATCTTGGATCTCACGCCAGCTGAGAGGGAGTCTTTGAAGCCCGTAGTCATTGAATTCCCGAAGCAAGAGCCTGTTTTAAGTCTGCAACAAGTGCCATGGAATTATGATGAACCTGACGTACAGATTGGGGAGAAATCAATTGCAAAGAAGGAAGTGTCAGTGGTTACCAGATCGGGGAAGATTGCAAGTCCATTTGAAGCTGCCATTCCGATTCGAGCAAACAACTCCGAGCCGCCCGTTAAACCAACAATCACTGAGAAAGAAGCCTTGGATTTCCTTAAGAGGCTTCAGAGAAGTGAGTACAATGTAGTTGAGAAGCTGAGTAAGTCGCCTGCCCAGATATCCATGTTGGATCTACTCTTTTCTTCAGACACGCATAGGGACGCACTGATCGAAGTATTGACTAAAGCTCGAATTCCGAGGGACATTTCTGTTGATAATTTTTCAAACGTGGTTGGGAGCGTATTGTTCAACAAGCAAATTGCTTTTTCTGACGATGAATTGCCGACGGAGGGCATCGGACATAATAGGGCGTTGTACATAACAGTGAGGTGCAACGGAAAAATGCTGCCTAAGGTGTTAATCGATAATGGATCCGCACTGAATATCTGTCCTTGGAGTACCTTAGAGAAACTAGGATTGCAAGACAtcaagctgaggccttcagggactATTGTTAGAGGGTTTGATGGAGCGCAGAGGGAGCCAATAGGAGAGGCAGATTTAGTAATCGAGATGGGGCCGGCCCAATTtcaaataacttgccaagtcaTGAACTTCCCGAGCATTTACAATATCTTACTTGGAAGGCCATGGATTCACAAGTCGGGGGCTGTGCCGTCTTCGTTGCACCAATTACTCAAGTTCGTGGTAAATGACAAACTAATCACTATCTTTGCTGAAGAGGACTGCCTGGTGATCACTGACTCTGGAGTTAAAGAAGAGGGTAGTCAAAGTGTTACCATGTCCCCTCACAGCACATCCGATATAGTCTCCGTAAGTTGGATAACCACGGAGGAACAAACTCTCTCAAAGGCCTGTGTAATGATGGCCAGAGAAATGATTCGTGGAGGATACAAATTCGACAAGGGGTTGGGGCGTGAACTGCAAGGGATCCTGAAGCCAGTGAAGATAGTAGAAAAGAGGGATACCTTCGGTTTGGGTTTCAGACCAACCGCCAAGGATTTCAAGGAGATGAAGGAGCGCAAGAGAgcggagaaagaaggaaggcaaGGGGTTCTTGACATTCCACCACTGCGTTATACTTTCCCACGACCAGCTGAGGTGATCATGTCAGAAATCAACCCAGTTGACGGAATTGAAGCGAGTTTGGCtcaattgttcgttggggcaacatttgaagataTTGTTCCGGGCGAAGCTGAATTTCCTGACATTCCTGAAGGATCAATTCtcaattggacagccga cgagagtgataatgaggaagtATCTGATTCGTTTGCAAAGgatcttgaacaatatgaggaaaaaccgaaaccgaacctggaagaaacagaaaaggttaacattggaACTGAGGATGAAATTAAGGAGGTACagattagtattcatttgaataagagccagaaaaaggagatgctcGAGTTCTTGACtatgttccaggatgtatttgcgtggtcctatgatgatatgactggcatTTCAACTGACGTGGTGGTGCACAGGTTACCCACAGACCCctcttttccacccgtaaagcaaaaacccagaaaattcaaaccagatataagcctcaaaataaaagaacaaattgaaaaacaactccaaaccaacattatcattgtttcccattaccctatttggctttcaaacccagtccctgttccaaaaaagagtggagaggtgagagtttgtgttgactatagagaccttaataaagccagccctaaagatgatttccctctaccaaatattcacattctcttagacaatactgccggacatgagattgaatccttttgcgattgttttgctggctaccaccaaattttgatggcagaagaagatagggagaaaactgctttcattaccccttggggtaccttttgctaccgagtcatgcctttcggtttaaagaatgctggagcaacgtatcagaggaccatgacaaccctatttcatgatatgatccaccgggagatggaggtctacgtggatgacatcataatcaagtctaaaaggaCGGAGGACCACTTGGATGATTTGAGGAAGCTATTTGAAAGGCTGCGAAAAtacaatttgaagttaaatcctgcgaaatgcgcCTTTGGGGCACCAGCTGGTAAATCGTTGGGTTTCATCGTGAGCAAGagaggcatagagatagatccgGCAAAAATCAAAGCcattcgagatatgccagtgccaAAGACTCAGAAAgacgtgaaaagcttcttaggAAAGATCAACTTTATTGGGAGGTTCATTGCCCAATTAACGGCCACATGtgagccgttgttcaaattattaagaaagaatgtgccgttgtactggaatgaggagtgtcaacaggctttcgacaagattaaagattatttgctgCAGCCTCCGGTCCTGGTGCCACCCAAACCGGGCCGACCGCTGATCATGTACTTATCTGTGCTCGACGGAGCCGTAGGTTGCGTTCTCGGGCAACACGATGACTCTGGAAGGAAAGAACAGGCCATTTACTAcctaagcaagaagttcacgcagtacgaggctaattattcattcatcgAGAAGAGctgctgtgcattggcctgggcgGCTCAAAAGCTGAGACATTacctgttgagccataccacttatcttatttcccgatctgatcctttgaagtatcttttggagaagccgatgtTGACTGGGCATCTAGCTAAGTGGCAGATAGTTCTCTCAGAgttcgatattgttttcacttctCAGAAGGccgtcaaggggcaagctatagctgatcatttggcagaaaatccGAGGGATGATGACTATCAACCACTTCACACCTATTTCCCTGATGAAAAGATCTTATTTGTAGGCGCCACGGACGATATAAGTGAGCAGagccctgaatggaggcttttcttcgacGGAGCTTCAAATTCGCTcggagctggaattggagcCGTTCTGGTTTCGCCTGAAGGAAAAcactaccctgccgctgccaaattgcaatttgcttgcacaaacaacatggctgagtatgaagcctgcatttttggtctcaaaatggctttggaaatggaGATCAAGGAGTTGGTAGCTTTCAGTGACTCCGATTTACTCGTGCACCAAA Tgaagcagtggataaccaaagattcaaaaattctg TATCCAGATGAGTTGAAGATCGAACCGATCCAGATTCAATTTCAAGACAAACCTGCTCACTGTTGGGCTGTAGACAAGTCCTCTGACAAAGTTCCTTGGTATAATGATATTAAGGAGTTTCTCAAAACTGGGTCTTACCCTCTGCATGCTGGTACAAAAGACAAGagttttctgcgtagaatggcttccaaatttttcttaaatggtgaagtgttgtacaaaagaacctctgatttgaaccttttaaggtgcgttgatgaagatgaagctcagtatatgatgaaagaagtgcatagtggcgtttgtggacctcacatgaatggccatttgctagcgaagaaaatcatgagaaccggatacttctggcttactatggagcatgattgtatagactttgtccggagatgtataaaatgccaaatgcacggtgacattaTACGCGCTCCACCCACTGAGTTGCATAGCATGACTGCCCCgtggccctgttcaatgtggggtatggacgtgattggtacaatcgatcctcctgcttcaaatgggcatcgatttatattggtggcgatTGAGTACTTTACTAAATGGGTTGAGGCGGAATCATTCAAACATGTGACGAAGAAGGTAGTtgccaatttcttgagagatcacatcatctgtcgaTTTGGGGTGCCTGAAACGCTTATCACTGACAATGCCAAaaatctgaacaatgacatggtggATGGACTATGCGAGCAATTCAAGATCAGACACCGCAACTCcgccatttataggcctcagatgaacGGAGCCGTAGAAGCCACgaacaagaatttgaaaaagattatccgcaaaatgactgaaaggcatcgcgattggcatgaaaagttgccttatgcacTGATGGCGTACCGGACTTCTATTCGGACATCAACTGGGGCAACACCTTATTCACtaatgtatggaatggaagctgtattaccagcCGAAGTTGAAATTCCTTCGTTGCGAATCCTTATGGAGGCTAAATTGGAGGAGGCTgactggataaagcagcgccatgagcaattgacGTTGATCGATGAAAGGCGATTCAACGCTATCTGTCATGGTCAGTGTTATCAAAAGCGTGTGGCCCGGGCTTACAACAAAAAGGTCCATCGGcgggcatttgaagaaggtgacaaagtgctaaagcgaaTTTTGTcgatgcaagatgaagctaaaggcaaatttgctccaaactggcaagggccgttcattgtccaaaaggtattacctggcggagctcttattttagcagaaatggatggacgagcattccctcaacccatcaactcagatatgtgcaaaaag